A genomic window from Acinetobacter chinensis includes:
- a CDS encoding DUF1285 domain-containing protein yields the protein MVSQNNSENSTKKKSYGNDRNLMDIAQYLKDAQSGHKRSIPPLELWHPKHCGKMNLAIKANGEWWHEGQLIRRQAMIDLFSSVLWKEDNKFYLKTPVEQIEIEVEDEPLLINQVDQVEIGGQLFLQLQTTSQDLVIVDAEHPVFMREFAGQLRPYVHVRLGLNALIQRHVFFHLVEMGHLVENAQGETVLSLQSGDFHLQLST from the coding sequence ATGGTCAGTCAGAATAACTCCGAAAATTCGACGAAAAAAAAATCATATGGAAATGATAGGAATTTAATGGACATTGCACAATACTTAAAAGATGCACAGTCCGGTCACAAAAGGTCAATACCCCCACTGGAGCTATGGCATCCAAAGCATTGTGGCAAAATGAATCTGGCGATAAAAGCCAATGGAGAATGGTGGCACGAAGGTCAACTGATCCGGCGGCAGGCAATGATTGATCTGTTTTCCAGCGTTCTCTGGAAAGAAGACAATAAATTTTATCTGAAAACACCCGTCGAGCAGATTGAAATAGAAGTTGAGGATGAACCGCTGCTGATCAATCAGGTGGATCAGGTGGAAATTGGTGGTCAGCTGTTTTTGCAGTTACAGACCACCAGTCAGGATCTGGTGATTGTCGATGCTGAGCATCCGGTGTTTATGCGTGAATTTGCAGGGCAGCTGCGCCCTTATGTTCATGTACGTCTGGGACTGAATGCCCTGATTCAGCGGCATGTGTTTTTTCATCTGGTGGAAATGGGTCATCTGGTTGAAAATGCACAGGGTGAAACTGTTTTAAGCTTACAGAGCGGTGATTTTCACTTGCAATTAAGCACCTGA
- a CDS encoding fatty acid desaturase, which produces MNLPLSDVKMSKQSKIKLFADPEDELRNQRIRKGIIDVGNQLRERHPWLVQHQDQIGLGILATAVTGIIFNITQYSRGKMPWYVAVPLSAFWMSILHELEHDLIHQMYFRKNKNMHNLMMGAVYMFRPSTISPWVRRDIHLHHHKSSGTKSDLEERGINNGDKWGLKRLLMTGDNMLAVYLRPITMMKTTQRFINAQKNLTLKEKVKLRAKVSADYTPLGHIHYALWHGFILMSVAKLLMKAVGMQQPTNKLWKQADKSTKFYAVSIAAPNFLRTLSLHFTSSNMHYYGDVEDGNIVQQCQVWTDWRMKPLQAFCFNFAGTHAIHHFVVRDPFYIRQAIAQDCYPVMKENGVRFNDFGTFKRANRRFESGK; this is translated from the coding sequence ATGAATTTACCCCTTTCCGATGTAAAAATGTCAAAACAAAGCAAAATTAAACTTTTTGCAGATCCAGAAGATGAATTACGCAATCAAAGAATCCGTAAAGGGATTATTGACGTGGGTAATCAATTACGTGAGCGTCATCCGTGGTTAGTTCAACACCAGGATCAAATTGGTCTCGGTATTTTAGCAACCGCAGTCACTGGAATTATTTTCAATATAACACAGTACTCCAGAGGGAAAATGCCGTGGTATGTGGCAGTTCCGCTCTCTGCATTCTGGATGTCGATCCTGCATGAACTTGAGCATGATTTGATCCACCAGATGTATTTCCGTAAAAATAAAAATATGCATAATTTGATGATGGGTGCGGTCTATATGTTCCGTCCAAGCACCATCAGCCCATGGGTTCGTCGTGATATTCATTTGCATCATCACAAGTCATCAGGCACGAAAAGCGATCTTGAAGAACGTGGTATTAACAATGGTGACAAATGGGGTTTAAAACGCCTGCTCATGACGGGTGACAATATGTTGGCGGTTTATCTACGCCCGATCACCATGATGAAAACTACCCAACGTTTTATCAATGCACAGAAGAATTTAACGCTAAAAGAAAAAGTAAAATTAAGAGCTAAAGTTTCAGCGGATTATACACCTTTGGGACATATTCACTATGCTTTATGGCATGGTTTTATCCTGATGTCTGTCGCAAAGCTTTTGATGAAAGCAGTCGGTATGCAACAGCCAACAAATAAGCTGTGGAAACAGGCAGATAAAAGCACAAAATTTTATGCTGTCAGTATCGCTGCACCGAATTTCCTCAGAACGCTGAGTCTACATTTCACCAGTTCAAATATGCATTATTACGGTGATGTTGAAGATGGCAATATCGTTCAGCAATGCCAGGTGTGGACAGACTGGCGCATGAAACCTTTACAGGCATTCTGTTTTAACTTTGCAGGTACACATGCGATCCATCACTTTGTGGTACGTGATCCGTTCTATATTCGTCAAGCGATTGCACAGGATTGCTACCCTGTGATGAAAGAAAATGGCGTGCGTTTTAATGACTTCGGTACATTCAAACGTGCTAACCGTAGATTTGAATCAGGAAAATGA
- a CDS encoding class I SAM-dependent methyltransferase: protein MTQSLHPAAQKGFSSAAELYQQARPGYPQDIVSWLKDQLHLNKNSSVVDLGAGTGKFLSSLQQITTQITAVEPVAEMLTQLKQAFPDVNTLQAFSNDLPLASGTIDAVVCAQSFHWFASMDTLTEIHRILKSKGQLGLIWNQRDTRVDWVQALAELIAPMEQDTPRFHSGLWQNVFSDQTLFHAEPLHQFEHHQTGTVEQVVSKRLLSTSFIAAMPQEQQSQLKAQFEDIVFQHCGKRPQDEISFPYVTYAYNFTKID from the coding sequence ATGACACAATCACTCCACCCTGCTGCTCAAAAAGGCTTCAGTTCTGCTGCAGAACTCTATCAACAGGCGCGTCCAGGCTATCCTCAGGACATTGTCAGCTGGCTGAAAGACCAGCTTCATCTGAATAAAAATTCATCAGTTGTAGACCTGGGTGCCGGTACTGGCAAGTTCTTAAGCTCTCTGCAACAGATCACAACACAGATCACAGCGGTGGAACCTGTTGCAGAAATGCTGACACAGCTGAAACAGGCTTTCCCTGATGTTAACACTTTACAGGCTTTCAGCAATGATTTGCCCTTAGCATCCGGAACGATTGATGCTGTTGTGTGCGCTCAGTCATTTCACTGGTTTGCCAGTATGGACACACTGACTGAAATTCACCGCATACTGAAATCCAAAGGTCAGCTGGGGCTGATCTGGAATCAACGGGATACCCGTGTTGACTGGGTTCAGGCACTTGCCGAACTGATTGCACCAATGGAGCAGGACACTCCAAGATTTCACAGTGGACTATGGCAAAATGTATTTTCAGATCAGACTCTGTTCCATGCTGAGCCGCTTCATCAGTTTGAACACCACCAGACAGGAACGGTGGAACAGGTGGTTTCAAAACGTCTGTTGTCCACAAGTTTTATTGCTGCCATGCCACAGGAACAACAAAGTCAGCTGAAAGCTCAGTTTGAAGACATTGTGTTTCAGCACTGCGGTAAAAGACCTCAGGACGAAATTTCGTTTCCTTACGTGACTTATGCTTATAATTTTACAAAGATTGATTAA
- a CDS encoding TIGR03862 family flavoprotein — protein sequence MTSKKVAIIGAGPAGLMAAEVLSQSGEAVEIHIFEQKPSAARKFLMAGKTGLNISHAENIEQFIQRYDCPEWLAPWVRRWDADWIQQWMAGLGIASYTGTSGRIFPNEMKAAPLLRVWLQRLNTAGVQFHYRHAVRDLKQQTLTIENLKDGVQTSQLFDAIILACGAVSWSRLGSDGAWQKWLSADETEDFQASNAGVLHDWSDYMQSVFGQPLKRVDVWTDPRLKTQGDVIISHYGMESGLIYKQGRALRNMQKNGLDLQLFMDLLPDQSVAQLQKKLQPSKKQSLSNVWRKAGLDTVKASLVRELVDKSLWHQPEVMAKQIKNLQLPLQGFRPIEEAISCAGGVRSEALTEHLQLKSSPFVFCCGEMLNWDAPTGGYLLTACFATGRAAGHGVQQALFMNHQNKD from the coding sequence ATGACCAGTAAAAAGGTCGCCATTATTGGGGCAGGTCCAGCAGGGTTAATGGCTGCTGAAGTACTGAGTCAGTCTGGTGAAGCTGTTGAGATTCATATTTTTGAACAGAAGCCTTCAGCTGCCCGTAAATTTTTAATGGCTGGAAAGACAGGACTGAATATCTCTCATGCTGAAAATATTGAGCAGTTTATTCAGCGCTATGACTGTCCTGAATGGCTGGCGCCGTGGGTCAGACGCTGGGATGCCGACTGGATACAGCAGTGGATGGCAGGACTGGGTATAGCCTCCTATACGGGTACATCTGGTCGTATTTTCCCCAATGAAATGAAGGCAGCGCCGTTACTGCGGGTATGGTTACAACGCCTGAATACAGCAGGTGTGCAGTTTCATTACCGTCATGCAGTCCGGGATTTAAAACAGCAGACTCTGACCATAGAAAATCTCAAAGATGGCGTGCAGACCTCACAGCTTTTTGATGCCATTATTCTGGCGTGTGGTGCCGTGTCCTGGTCACGCCTGGGCAGTGATGGTGCATGGCAGAAATGGCTGTCTGCAGATGAAACTGAAGATTTTCAGGCAAGCAATGCTGGGGTGTTACATGACTGGTCTGACTATATGCAGAGTGTCTTTGGTCAGCCTTTGAAGCGGGTGGATGTCTGGACTGATCCACGGCTGAAAACTCAGGGTGATGTGATTATCAGTCACTATGGCATGGAAAGCGGACTGATTTACAAACAGGGACGGGCACTGCGTAACATGCAGAAAAATGGACTCGACCTGCAGCTGTTTATGGATCTGTTGCCTGATCAGAGTGTGGCACAGTTACAGAAAAAACTTCAGCCCTCAAAGAAACAGTCATTGAGTAATGTATGGCGCAAAGCAGGACTGGACACGGTAAAAGCCAGTCTGGTACGCGAACTGGTGGATAAAAGTCTGTGGCATCAGCCTGAAGTTATGGCAAAACAGATTAAAAATCTGCAGCTTCCTTTACAGGGTTTCCGTCCCATTGAAGAAGCCATCAGCTGTGCAGGTGGAGTCCGCTCTGAAGCGCTGACAGAGCACCTGCAGTTAAAGTCCAGTCCATTTGTATTCTGCTGTGGTGAAATGCTGAACTGGGACGCACCGACAGGTGGATATCTGCTGACAGCCTGTTTTGCAACTGGACGGGCAGCAGGGCATGGTGTACAGCAGGCTTTGTTTATGAATCATCAGAATAAAGATTAA
- a CDS encoding GFA family protein — MSEEKVYAGSCLCGGLRYEIHGEIGEMVQCHCKRCRKANGTAYATNAPINKADFKIVQGEHLLKKFESTPTTTRCFCAECASPIISIKAETPGTYRLRLGTLDTPLEQKPVMHIFTAYKAEWESICDDLPQYEERP; from the coding sequence ATGTCTGAAGAAAAAGTGTATGCAGGAAGCTGTCTGTGCGGTGGCTTGCGCTATGAAATTCATGGCGAAATTGGTGAAATGGTTCAGTGTCACTGTAAGCGTTGCCGTAAAGCAAATGGCACGGCTTATGCAACTAATGCCCCGATTAACAAAGCCGATTTTAAAATTGTGCAGGGTGAGCATTTACTGAAAAAATTTGAATCGACACCGACAACGACCCGCTGTTTCTGTGCAGAATGTGCTTCACCAATTATCAGTATCAAAGCTGAAACACCGGGCACCTACAGACTTCGTCTGGGAACACTGGATACACCTCTTGAGCAGAAACCTGTGATGCATATTTTCACGGCATATAAAGCAGAGTGGGAAAGCATCTGTGATGACTTGCCTCAGTATGAAGAGCGTCCTTAA
- the hemH gene encoding ferrochelatase codes for MFSASKPKVTVVLANLGTPDTPEVPAVRKFLKQFLSDHRVIEIPVPLWQIILRLFILPFRPRRVAHAYASIWSDDSPMREIIYAQTDAVRQNLTAAFPEFELNVVPAMTYGNPGIQDVLEQLAQHPQDHIVLLPLFPQYSATSTAPLYDAFARWTLKQRNLPGLTLIRDYFQHPLYIDSLAQSVREYWAEHGQAEKLLMSFHGIPQPYADKGDPYADRCRVTAQKLAEALNLQDNEWAISFQSRFGKQEWVKPYTDQLLAEWAEQGVQSVQIMSPAFSADCLETLEELAIQNKELFLNAGGKQYDYIPALNAREDHLQLLNSLLQANLEALKHTLAN; via the coding sequence ATGTTTTCTGCATCCAAACCGAAAGTAACCGTTGTTCTTGCCAACCTGGGAACGCCAGATACACCTGAGGTTCCTGCGGTAAGAAAATTTCTGAAACAGTTTCTTTCCGATCATCGGGTGATTGAAATCCCTGTCCCGCTCTGGCAGATTATTTTAAGGCTGTTCATTCTTCCATTCAGACCCCGCAGAGTGGCACATGCGTATGCATCCATCTGGTCTGATGACTCACCTATGCGTGAAATTATTTATGCACAGACCGATGCTGTGAGACAGAATCTGACTGCTGCATTTCCTGAATTTGAACTGAATGTCGTTCCAGCCATGACGTATGGAAATCCTGGTATTCAGGATGTGCTTGAACAGCTTGCACAGCATCCTCAGGATCACATTGTTTTACTGCCTTTATTTCCACAGTATTCTGCAACTTCAACGGCACCTTTATATGATGCTTTTGCACGATGGACGCTGAAACAGCGAAATCTGCCAGGTTTAACCCTGATCCGTGATTATTTTCAGCATCCGCTTTATATAGACTCTCTGGCTCAGAGTGTCAGGGAATACTGGGCTGAACATGGGCAGGCGGAAAAACTGCTGATGTCATTTCATGGTATTCCTCAGCCTTATGCAGACAAGGGCGATCCTTATGCAGACCGTTGCAGAGTCACTGCACAGAAACTGGCGGAAGCACTGAATTTGCAGGACAATGAATGGGCAATCAGTTTTCAGTCCAGATTTGGCAAGCAGGAATGGGTCAAACCCTATACAGATCAGCTGTTGGCAGAATGGGCTGAACAGGGCGTTCAATCGGTTCAGATTATGAGTCCGGCATTTTCCGCAGACTGCCTTGAAACCCTTGAAGAGCTAGCAATTCAGAATAAAGAGCTGTTTCTGAATGCAGGGGGTAAGCAGTATGACTATATTCCTGCATTGAATGCCCGGGAAGATCATCTGCAATTGCTCAATTCATTACTTCAGGCTAATCTTGAAGCCTTAAAGCACACATTAGCCAATTAA
- a CDS encoding class I SAM-dependent methyltransferase, whose product MIMPIRQFQAQRMQAPRNFQPVENAPVCVEIGAGKGKHALLFSGQHPELKLIAVERTREKFVAMQKQHGLEGQQNLTPVHADALPWVVHALYPTQVQQLFILYPNPEPHNPAQRWLNMPFFEFLLSRLQANGTVTLASNIPEYIEEAEQQLKAVWKLPYEKQIIASDSARTHFEIKYLERGELCQQLVICKPESYSTRFDSFQPLNGQNAEPADDQ is encoded by the coding sequence CTGATTATGCCGATTCGTCAATTTCAAGCCCAGCGTATGCAGGCTCCACGTAATTTTCAGCCTGTAGAAAATGCGCCAGTCTGTGTGGAAATTGGAGCAGGTAAGGGGAAACATGCCTTGCTTTTTTCGGGTCAGCATCCTGAACTGAAACTGATAGCCGTGGAACGAACCCGCGAAAAATTTGTGGCAATGCAGAAACAGCATGGGCTTGAAGGGCAGCAGAATCTGACACCTGTACATGCAGATGCATTGCCATGGGTGGTGCATGCTTTATATCCGACTCAGGTGCAGCAGCTGTTTATTCTGTATCCAAATCCGGAGCCGCATAATCCGGCACAGCGCTGGTTAAATATGCCTTTTTTTGAATTTTTATTATCCCGTTTACAGGCAAATGGCACGGTGACACTGGCCAGTAATATTCCTGAATATATTGAGGAGGCAGAGCAGCAGTTGAAAGCAGTCTGGAAACTGCCTTATGAAAAACAGATCATTGCGAGTGACTCAGCACGGACGCATTTTGAGATTAAATATCTGGAGCGTGGTGAGTTGTGCCAGCAGCTGGTCATCTGCAAACCTGAAAGTTACAGCACCCGTTTTGACAGTTTTCAGCCTTTAAACGGGCAGAATGCAGAGCCAGCAGATGACCAGTAA
- the murI gene encoding glutamate racemase translates to MTAILPASPLTDPMPEARPEAPIGIFDSGIGGLSVAQELANYLPDEQFVYFADTAHVPYGPRSDQEIRELTARAIEWLYRKGCKVAVVACNTASAFSLDYLREHYGEKFPIIGLVPALKPAVLQTKTGTVAVLATPATFRGKLIKDVMLRFAQPANVKVIPVTSLDLVPFVESGAQMSPVCLQVLKDILQPVVDQNADYLVLGCTHYPFLKPAIHHIFGHKLTLIDSGVAVARQTARILIKNELLFEQSRKDSLRLQCFVSGNNADQLKPVLEHMIQGNISWSIANIAVV, encoded by the coding sequence ATGACCGCCATTCTGCCTGCCAGCCCATTGACTGATCCAATGCCTGAAGCCCGACCGGAAGCACCGATCGGGATATTTGACTCAGGAATTGGTGGGCTGTCTGTTGCGCAGGAACTTGCAAACTATCTGCCGGATGAACAGTTTGTTTATTTTGCCGATACAGCGCATGTGCCGTATGGTCCAAGATCGGATCAGGAAATCAGGGAACTGACAGCCAGGGCAATTGAGTGGCTGTACCGAAAAGGCTGTAAAGTGGCTGTGGTTGCCTGTAATACGGCCTCGGCATTCAGTCTGGATTATCTGCGTGAGCATTATGGTGAAAAATTTCCCATTATTGGATTGGTGCCTGCACTGAAACCTGCTGTGCTTCAGACAAAAACCGGTACTGTTGCCGTCCTTGCAACACCGGCAACCTTTCGTGGCAAGCTGATCAAGGATGTCATGCTGCGTTTTGCTCAGCCTGCAAATGTTAAGGTGATTCCCGTCACTAGTCTGGATCTTGTGCCTTTTGTTGAGAGTGGTGCGCAGATGAGTCCTGTCTGTCTGCAGGTGCTGAAAGATATTTTACAGCCTGTCGTGGATCAGAATGCCGATTATCTGGTGCTTGGATGTACGCATTATCCGTTTTTAAAACCCGCCATTCATCATATTTTTGGTCATAAACTGACATTAATTGACTCTGGGGTTGCCGTTGCGCGTCAAACAGCCCGCATTTTAATAAAAAATGAGTTATTATTTGAACAAAGCAGAAAGGACAGTCTGAGACTGCAGTGTTTTGTCAGTGGCAATAATGCAGATCAGTTAAAACCCGTACTGGAACACATGATTCAGGGAAATATCTCCTGGAGTATTGCAAATATTGCGGTTGTGTGA
- a CDS encoding 2-hydroxyacid dehydrogenase — translation MKAVFLDYESLDKNDLDFSGLKSAFDDLELYPATSSDQVLAQVQNADVIITNKVVVDASIIEQCQNLKLILISATGTNSVDLVAAKSKGVVVCNCQGYGTSAVAQHTLTLMLTLATSLLKYDRAVKAGQWNTSPIFCLLDFPIVELSGKTLGIIGYGELGKAVAKLAEAFGMNVLVGTLPNRPQSADRIPFKQLLPQVDFLSLHCPLTDETRDLIDQQAFDLMKRSAFLINCARGGIVNEQALAQALLNGEIAGAATDVLTVEPPVDGNILLNADIPNLLITPHSAWGSVDARQRIVQQMVQNTQAFKQGQSLRQVN, via the coding sequence ATGAAAGCTGTATTTTTAGATTATGAATCTTTAGATAAAAATGATCTGGATTTTAGTGGGCTAAAATCAGCTTTTGATGATCTTGAACTTTATCCTGCGACAAGCTCAGATCAGGTGTTGGCACAGGTGCAAAATGCTGATGTGATTATCACCAATAAAGTCGTTGTCGATGCATCGATAATTGAACAATGTCAAAATCTTAAGTTGATCTTGATCTCTGCGACGGGAACGAATAGTGTCGATCTGGTCGCTGCTAAATCTAAGGGTGTTGTGGTCTGTAATTGTCAAGGATATGGCACGTCTGCAGTTGCACAACATACACTGACCTTGATGCTGACTTTAGCGACTTCACTTTTGAAATATGATCGTGCAGTGAAAGCAGGGCAGTGGAACACATCTCCAATTTTCTGTTTGCTTGATTTTCCTATTGTCGAACTGTCAGGGAAAACTTTGGGCATCATTGGCTATGGTGAATTGGGCAAAGCGGTTGCCAAGTTAGCAGAAGCTTTTGGTATGAATGTCTTGGTAGGTACTTTGCCGAATCGTCCGCAAAGTGCAGATCGCATCCCATTTAAGCAATTATTGCCTCAGGTGGATTTTCTCAGTTTACATTGTCCATTGACTGATGAAACCCGCGATCTAATAGATCAGCAAGCTTTTGATTTGATGAAGCGATCAGCATTTCTGATCAATTGTGCAAGAGGTGGTATCGTCAATGAACAGGCACTGGCGCAGGCATTACTGAATGGCGAAATTGCAGGTGCAGCAACTGATGTCCTGACTGTAGAACCACCTGTTGATGGAAATATATTGCTGAATGCGGATATTCCCAATCTGCTGATTACACCGCACAGTGCCTGGGGCAGTGTTGATGCAAGACAGCGGATCGTTCAGCAGATGGTGCAGAATACTCAGGCTTTTAAACAGGGTCAGTCCCTGCGTCAGGTGAACTGA
- a CDS encoding DNA gyrase inhibitor YacG, translated as MSHTFPCPRCGELSQWENNEFRPFCSERCKMIDLGAWANEEYKMPTQDAPQADGGDEREFF; from the coding sequence ATGTCGCACACATTCCCTTGTCCACGTTGTGGCGAACTGTCCCAATGGGAAAACAATGAATTCAGACCTTTCTGTTCTGAGCGCTGTAAAATGATTGACCTGGGTGCATGGGCAAATGAAGAATATAAAATGCCCACACAGGATGCTCCTCAGGCAGATGGCGGTGATGAGCGGGAATTTTTCTGA
- a CDS encoding DUF4062 domain-containing protein: MLDKRYQVFISTSGSEMQPERMILAQTLVGMGFFSWGLEQRTPLSTAFARRQVDDCDYVVILLGSQYGEQSVSGVGYMHLEYIYAVTKQKPMIVFMHEDPLSRDISLQDSKPELRERFQEFRKLLQQEVDQVFTYRSMRDLEMAVRFNMPQMLERYPVQGWVRPQNTQALHDEIDSLKAKLEQLETEAGKREVDPFLSLPKVAMHEDFGFEYRMHAYQDGNFKELKIQKKMTWAQLLGILGATFIHPTPEEYFSKRMNEYLNDTGLNDARREMPRAHAVARSQINIRALHSIKMQMRQNEWIIQSGRDERQRMLWQLTPKGQKLLESNLLDADRVLQLKSTY, encoded by the coding sequence ATGCTCGATAAGCGTTATCAGGTTTTTATTTCTACATCAGGCAGTGAAATGCAGCCTGAGCGTATGATTCTTGCCCAGACTTTAGTAGGTATGGGCTTTTTTTCATGGGGACTTGAACAGCGTACACCACTCAGCACGGCTTTTGCCCGCAGACAGGTGGACGACTGTGATTATGTCGTGATTCTTCTGGGCAGTCAGTATGGGGAACAGTCTGTCTCAGGTGTGGGCTATATGCATCTTGAATATATTTATGCGGTGACCAAGCAGAAGCCCATGATTGTATTCATGCATGAAGATCCACTGTCACGGGATATTTCTTTACAGGATTCGAAGCCTGAACTCAGAGAAAGATTTCAGGAATTCCGAAAGCTTTTACAGCAGGAAGTGGATCAGGTTTTTACCTACCGGAGCATGCGTGATCTGGAAATGGCAGTACGTTTTAATATGCCACAGATGCTTGAGCGTTATCCTGTACAGGGTTGGGTGCGTCCGCAGAATACTCAGGCGCTGCATGATGAGATTGACAGCCTGAAAGCAAAACTTGAACAGCTGGAAACGGAAGCAGGTAAGCGTGAAGTGGATCCATTCCTGAGCCTGCCTAAAGTCGCCATGCACGAAGACTTTGGTTTTGAATACAGAATGCATGCCTATCAGGATGGTAATTTTAAAGAACTGAAAATCCAGAAAAAGATGACCTGGGCACAGTTGCTGGGCATACTGGGTGCGACATTTATTCATCCAACGCCTGAAGAATATTTCTCCAAAAGGATGAATGAATATCTGAATGATACCGGACTGAATGATGCACGCAGAGAAATGCCAAGAGCACATGCTGTTGCCCGTTCTCAGATCAATATCCGTGCTTTGCACAGTATTAAAATGCAGATGCGGCAGAATGAATGGATTATTCAGTCTGGGCGTGATGAGCGCCAGAGAATGCTGTGGCAACTGACTCCAAAAGGACAGAAGCTGCTGGAAAGCAATCTGCTGGATGCTGATCGGGTTCTACAATTGAAGTCAACGTATTAA
- a CDS encoding TetR/AcrR family transcriptional regulator, producing the protein MIKIPSTSVLKKVTKKVNKPKQERSQKRMETMLETTEKLLLSIGIEKVSIPEIANASGVPRTSIYQFFPTKYDIFRHIALAHLNGLVKQLGQAAVRILIENPNASIDEYGRLLTESMIRTTAKFFNESEIASLLILSGPFTRQAYLEYQIELKKVSEGVRKALEMIKVDNYVPQQPDTLTILMELIFTCMKHGYYNESYISEAIIQEAYRMAIAYLTALKNKSFNFIPTTVQ; encoded by the coding sequence ATGATCAAAATACCGTCAACATCTGTATTAAAAAAAGTGACGAAAAAGGTGAACAAGCCTAAGCAGGAACGTTCACAAAAACGTATGGAAACGATGTTGGAAACCACTGAGAAGTTGCTGTTATCTATTGGAATTGAAAAAGTTTCTATTCCTGAGATTGCCAATGCTTCAGGTGTGCCTCGAACCAGTATTTATCAATTTTTTCCGACGAAATACGATATTTTTCGTCATATTGCACTGGCACATTTGAATGGTTTGGTTAAACAACTAGGGCAAGCTGCTGTACGTATTTTGATTGAAAACCCGAATGCCAGTATTGATGAGTATGGTCGATTACTCACGGAAAGTATGATCCGAACCACGGCAAAGTTTTTTAATGAATCTGAAATTGCCAGTTTATTGATTCTCAGTGGACCTTTTACGCGACAAGCCTATCTGGAATATCAGATTGAATTGAAAAAGGTCAGTGAGGGTGTTCGTAAAGCTTTAGAAATGATCAAAGTGGATAATTATGTGCCACAACAACCCGATACATTAACCATTCTCATGGAGCTGATTTTCACCTGTATGAAACATGGCTATTACAATGAAAGTTATATTTCTGAAGCGATTATTCAGGAAGCCTATCGGATGGCAATTGCCTATTTAACCGCATTAAAAAATAAATCATTTAACTTTATTCCTACAACAGTTCAGTAG
- a CDS encoding MBL fold metallo-hydrolase, producing the protein MLQVKIVPVTAFQQNCSIVWDAETKEAVLIDAGGEPEKLKAEVEALGLTVKALWLTHGHLDHAGAVGALTQAWNVPVIGPHKEDQFWLDMIQEVSARYGFPVPEPVHVTQWLEGGEVLKLGSEAFEVRFAPGHTPGHVMFYNKNYGLLWTGDVLFKGSIGRTDFPRGNHQQLIDSIHRECFSLPDETQFISGHGPLSTIGFEKLHNPFVAGKAG; encoded by the coding sequence ATGCTGCAAGTGAAAATTGTGCCTGTTACGGCATTTCAGCAAAACTGTTCCATAGTCTGGGATGCAGAAACAAAAGAGGCAGTCCTGATTGATGCGGGTGGGGAGCCTGAAAAACTTAAAGCTGAGGTGGAAGCGCTGGGACTGACCGTTAAAGCGCTGTGGCTGACGCATGGGCATCTGGATCATGCAGGAGCGGTAGGTGCTTTGACGCAGGCGTGGAATGTACCTGTGATTGGTCCGCATAAAGAAGATCAGTTCTGGCTGGATATGATTCAGGAAGTCTCTGCACGTTATGGTTTTCCTGTACCAGAACCTGTTCATGTCACACAGTGGCTTGAGGGTGGTGAGGTACTGAAACTGGGCAGTGAAGCGTTTGAAGTCCGTTTTGCGCCAGGACATACGCCTGGTCATGTCATGTTTTATAATAAAAACTATGGTCTGCTTTGGACCGGAGATGTACTGTTTAAAGGTTCAATCGGACGCACAGACTTTCCTCGAGGGAACCATCAGCAGCTGATTGATTCCATTCACAGAGAATGTTTCAGTCTGCCAGATGAAACGCAGTTTATTTCTGGACATGGACCGCTGAGTACCATTGGTTTTGAAAAGCTGCATAACCCCTTTGTCGCAGGTAAAGCGGGATAA